Proteins encoded within one genomic window of Flavobacterium sp. NG2:
- a CDS encoding TonB-dependent receptor, translating into MEKKEKKITNLLSIYSLVLLMFLVGGNIASAQTAMVTGQVTSEDGLGIPGVNVLQKGTKNIVTTNFDGNYSIKLEVGKQILVFSYLGYETQEVSVKGKTQKNILLSEDLQQLDEIVVIGYGEVKRADVNGAVGSVKSESLMQVAPVSALEGMQGRVAGVQITSDGGPGSGSEIQIRGISTFGAGTSPLYIVDGQQVDDIDNINPSDIQNIDVLKDGASAAIYGSKAANGVVLVTTKQGKAGFPKMSVDYISSYSFLNNLVPVSNTRQFNKFEKLRTGSQDASGAVIDSLGIRNQLVVDVQDAIKRVGTKNQLNLAFSGGSEKSKFYWNTSYLDESGIIIGSGYNRITSNLKVDFDLNKYITAGMRINGTYELQDGINESAVFREVSYRQPNVLLIDFDGSYIRERYARNNPVARAALAVNDNRQFRSSIFNYINFKISPSLSFKTTLGLNYRNQKLNEFRPQETVNIDNGKITGRERQRTYYDVQSENFLNYKKSLKGGHNLSGLLGYSVQKWNIELSDLNAIEFNNDYIQTFNNVKEYNLNSTGTSASNHSLSSVYGRLGYDFKGKYFVTGSLRRDGSSRFGANKRWGNFPAAQLGWKVSKEGFMKSVHFLNDLKLRASYAITGNERIGDFESIALYSPGSFYNSINGFAPVQLGNDNLGWEETAQQNYGIDLALFKRRLNISVDRYVKTTTDLLYEVPIPQETGFSNVRTNIGSVENRGWEVSASYRAIKTNNFSWSTGFNLAYNKNKVLDLADDDGFESGGYLIQEGESLGNMYGYKNLGVFQYDESNAFTPEGTRLTPNFDSNQNFVNYTLNGQEYSGTIEKLKYSNRVLKGGDIIFEDQDGDFNIDAASDRVVIGNGLSDFVGGFNNSFNYKGFGMSFLITYNFGNDIYRNYDHIRDKASNSVYTPNPERIDGAWVKQGDIARYPSLETSRANNRSGFESNYVSQADFIKLRNVKFGYNFSKETLKKIGFINKLTLSANFNNLFMLTNYEGYNPELGNRGNPLQPGWDSLRYPNKTEIIFGLNVQF; encoded by the coding sequence ATGGAAAAAAAAGAAAAAAAGATTACTAATTTATTAAGCATTTATTCCCTCGTATTGCTTATGTTTTTAGTTGGGGGAAATATAGCTAGTGCCCAGACAGCAATGGTTACTGGTCAAGTAACTTCCGAGGATGGACTGGGAATACCAGGGGTGAATGTCCTTCAAAAAGGGACTAAAAATATTGTCACTACTAATTTTGATGGTAATTATAGTATTAAATTAGAAGTAGGGAAGCAAATTTTAGTTTTTTCATATTTAGGATATGAAACACAGGAAGTTTCGGTAAAAGGAAAAACTCAAAAAAATATTTTATTATCAGAAGACCTACAACAACTAGATGAAATAGTGGTAATTGGGTATGGAGAAGTAAAAAGAGCTGACGTAAATGGAGCTGTAGGTTCGGTTAAATCGGAATCTCTTATGCAAGTAGCTCCAGTAAGTGCTCTAGAAGGGATGCAAGGCCGTGTGGCAGGTGTTCAAATCACATCTGATGGTGGTCCAGGTTCTGGTTCTGAAATTCAGATTAGAGGTATTTCTACCTTTGGAGCAGGTACCTCGCCTTTATATATTGTAGACGGACAACAAGTAGATGATATTGACAATATAAATCCATCGGATATACAAAATATTGATGTGCTAAAAGATGGTGCATCGGCAGCTATCTATGGTTCAAAAGCTGCAAATGGGGTAGTATTAGTAACTACAAAACAAGGTAAAGCTGGTTTTCCTAAAATGAGTGTGGATTATATTAGTTCATATAGTTTTTTAAACAACTTGGTGCCTGTATCTAATACTAGACAATTTAATAAATTTGAAAAATTAAGAACGGGTAGCCAGGATGCCTCTGGTGCAGTAATTGATTCATTAGGAATTAGAAACCAATTGGTGGTAGATGTTCAAGATGCTATTAAACGTGTGGGTACTAAAAATCAATTAAACTTAGCATTTAGCGGAGGTTCTGAAAAATCTAAATTTTACTGGAACACAAGTTATTTAGACGAGTCGGGAATTATTATTGGTAGTGGTTATAATAGAATCACTTCTAATTTAAAAGTTGATTTTGACTTAAATAAATATATTACTGCTGGTATGCGTATCAATGGGACATATGAATTACAAGATGGTATTAATGAAAGTGCTGTTTTTCGTGAAGTATCATACAGACAACCCAATGTATTATTGATTGACTTTGATGGCTCTTATATTAGAGAGCGTTATGCTAGAAACAACCCTGTAGCAAGAGCAGCATTGGCTGTTAATGATAATAGACAATTTAGATCTTCTATTTTTAATTATATTAATTTTAAAATCAGCCCTTCTTTATCATTCAAGACAACCTTGGGATTAAATTATCGTAATCAAAAACTCAATGAGTTTAGACCACAAGAAACCGTAAATATTGACAATGGTAAAATTACTGGTCGAGAAAGACAACGTACTTATTATGATGTGCAAAGTGAAAACTTCTTGAACTATAAAAAGAGCCTAAAAGGAGGACATAACTTGAGTGGTTTATTAGGGTATTCTGTTCAAAAATGGAATATTGAATTGTCTGACTTAAATGCTATTGAATTTAACAATGATTATATTCAGACTTTTAACAATGTAAAAGAATATAATTTAAATTCTACAGGAACATCAGCCTCAAATCATTCATTGTCTTCAGTATATGGAAGACTCGGGTATGACTTCAAAGGAAAGTATTTTGTAACAGGTTCTTTGCGTAGAGATGGTTCTTCTAGATTTGGTGCTAATAAAAGATGGGGTAACTTTCCTGCTGCCCAATTGGGTTGGAAAGTTTCTAAAGAAGGTTTCATGAAGTCAGTTCATTTTTTAAATGACTTAAAATTAAGAGCGAGTTACGCCATTACAGGTAACGAAAGAATTGGTGATTTTGAAAGTATTGCCCTTTATTCTCCAGGATCTTTTTACAACAGTATCAACGGTTTTGCACCAGTGCAATTGGGTAATGACAATTTAGGATGGGAAGAAACGGCTCAACAAAATTATGGTATTGACTTAGCATTATTTAAAAGACGTTTAAATATTTCGGTAGATCGATACGTAAAAACAACTACTGATTTGCTTTATGAAGTGCCTATTCCTCAAGAAACAGGTTTTTCTAATGTTAGAACAAATATTGGTTCTGTTGAAAATAGAGGGTGGGAAGTAAGTGCTTCGTACCGAGCGATTAAAACTAATAATTTCTCATGGTCAACAGGTTTTAACTTGGCTTACAACAAAAACAAGGTGCTAGACCTAGCTGATGATGATGGATTTGAATCAGGTGGTTATTTAATTCAAGAAGGAGAATCATTGGGTAATATGTATGGGTACAAAAATTTAGGTGTATTTCAATATGACGAATCCAATGCTTTTACGCCAGAAGGAACTAGGTTAACACCCAATTTTGATTCAAACCAAAATTTTGTAAACTATACTCTTAATGGACAAGAATACTCAGGGACTATCGAAAAATTAAAATACTCTAATAGAGTTTTAAAAGGTGGAGACATCATTTTTGAAGACCAAGATGGTGATTTTAATATTGATGCAGCCAGTGATAGAGTAGTTATAGGAAACGGACTTTCTGATTTTGTTGGTGGTTTTAACAATAGTTTTAATTACAAAGGTTTTGGTATGTCATTTCTAATTACCTATAATTTTGGTAATGATATCTATAGAAATTATGACCACATTAGAGATAAAGCAAGTAACTCTGTTTATACACCAAATCCTGAACGTATTGATGGTGCTTGGGTAAAACAAGGAGATATTGCTAGATACCCTAGCTTAGAAACTAGTAGAGCCAATAACAGAAGTGGTTTTGAATCTAATTATGTAAGTCAAGCTGATTTTATCAAATTGAGAAATGTAAAATTTGGATATAATTTTTCAAAAGAAACATTAAAAAAAATAGGCTTTATAAACAAACTAACGCTTAGTGCCAACTTTAATAATCTTTTTATGTTAACTAATTATGAAGGTTATAATCCAGAACTAGGAAATAGAGGGAATCCATTACAGCCAGGTTGGGACAGCTTGCGTTACCCAAATAAGACCGAAATTATCTTTGGACTAAACGTACAGTTTTAA
- a CDS encoding RagB/SusD family nutrient uptake outer membrane protein gives MKRHIYKVILFSFLVVGLTTSCEDVLDEKPLSQLADESFWLTNQDAELGIASVYDAMQDAYKVKRFMWGEFRADNYVVSDKPQPDTQDLITNNLTPESSSNYLQWNELYKMIFRANLAIEKIPQIPQYRKQLLGEAYALRAYAYFDAYRVWGGVPLFVKADLSFSPESIRPRATPQEVLDLVLADIKLAEENLTVVSSRHQFSRTSLLAFKAEVMMYLNKFLEANNILEELVNSKAFSLTKNRTEWRNLFLNDEVRFPGEGQEGPELIMSIRYNFEEDGNRASGVYTTFFQGVPSYWVAPKLVEEWEAKFPTDSLEWVTKYPGVDPHVFEINEDTGEKNFKYGDYRYYESITELGSTGEDLRVSKYHKSNISPSIDDTDIILFRYADMLLLKAEALNKLDRQAEAIAILNDIRKARELPQVNSGTTPDIVNVNDKTEVENFILSERRLELLGEGTRWWDLVRTGKAVQVMAPINGLKQNEILWPIWFRHRIDNPKLTQNEAYK, from the coding sequence ATGAAAAGACATATATATAAAGTAATACTGTTTTCATTTTTAGTAGTTGGTTTAACTACTTCTTGTGAAGATGTTTTAGACGAAAAACCACTAAGCCAACTAGCAGATGAATCTTTTTGGCTCACCAATCAAGATGCCGAATTAGGAATAGCATCGGTCTATGATGCCATGCAAGACGCTTATAAAGTGAAACGTTTTATGTGGGGGGAATTTAGAGCAGATAATTATGTAGTATCAGATAAACCACAACCTGATACGCAAGATTTAATTACAAATAACTTGACACCTGAATCTTCAAGTAATTATTTGCAATGGAATGAATTGTATAAAATGATTTTTAGAGCCAATCTAGCCATCGAAAAAATTCCGCAAATTCCACAATACAGAAAACAATTATTAGGTGAAGCTTATGCTTTAAGAGCTTATGCTTATTTTGATGCCTATAGAGTTTGGGGTGGTGTTCCATTGTTTGTAAAAGCAGACCTTTCATTCTCTCCAGAATCTATTAGGCCTAGAGCTACGCCTCAAGAAGTACTAGATCTTGTTTTGGCTGATATTAAATTGGCCGAAGAAAACTTAACAGTAGTTTCTTCTCGTCATCAATTTTCAAGAACAAGTTTATTAGCTTTCAAAGCAGAGGTGATGATGTATTTAAATAAATTTCTAGAAGCTAACAATATTTTAGAGGAGCTAGTAAATAGTAAAGCTTTTTCGTTAACAAAAAATAGAACCGAATGGCGTAATTTATTTTTAAATGATGAAGTAAGATTTCCTGGTGAAGGACAGGAAGGACCTGAATTGATTATGTCTATAAGATATAATTTTGAAGAAGATGGTAATAGAGCTTCGGGTGTGTATACAACTTTTTTCCAAGGAGTACCATCTTATTGGGTAGCTCCAAAATTAGTTGAGGAATGGGAAGCTAAGTTTCCTACTGATTCTTTAGAATGGGTTACAAAATACCCAGGTGTAGACCCTCATGTATTTGAAATAAACGAAGATACTGGTGAAAAGAATTTTAAATATGGTGATTATCGTTATTATGAATCGATTACAGAGCTTGGTTCAACAGGTGAAGATTTAAGGGTTTCAAAGTATCATAAAAGTAATATTAGTCCAAGTATAGATGATACAGATATAATTCTCTTTAGATACGCAGATATGTTATTACTAAAAGCTGAAGCATTAAATAAACTTGATCGACAAGCTGAAGCAATTGCTATCTTAAACGACATCAGAAAAGCTCGTGAATTACCACAAGTAAATTCTGGAACAACTCCAGATATTGTAAATGTAAATGACAAAACCGAAGTTGAAAACTTTATCCTTAGTGAAAGACGTTTAGAACTTCTTGGCGAAGGTACAAGATGGTGGGATTTGGTCAGAACAGGAAAAGCTGTACAAGTAATGGCGCCAATCAATGGATTGAAACAAAATGAAATTCTTTGGCCAATATGGTTTAGACATCGAATTGACAATCCAAAGCTGACTCAAAACGAAGCATATAAATAA
- a CDS encoding sulfatase, with protein sequence MIKKNFLAVVSLGMLLGLPSKALVFAQEKIKTEKKPNIIFILTDDQRWDALGYVGNKLAYTPEMDKLAKTGTFFHNTIATTPICAASRASLISGLYERTHRYSFQSDEIKQEFMNTAYPKVLKEAGYRTALFGKFGVKYKNLESLYDVYDDYDRKASFHDRRGYYYKTIGKDTVHLTRYTGQQALDFIDKASKDEPFCLQLSFSAPHAHDSAKEQYFWDKEQDFVLKNTQVPAAKYSDNKYYDVLPQIVKDGYNRLRWTWRYDTPEKYQHSVKGYYRMIAGVDMEITKIRKQLKKKGLDKNTIIIVMGDNGYFLGERQIAGKWLMYDNSLKVPLIIYDPRVKEHKEVQSMALNVDIPATILDYAGVKKPATWAGKSLAPLVENKNAAALRDTILVEHLWEFKNIPPSEGVRTNEWKYFRYVNDKSIEELYNLKQDPDEVNNLVKDTKYQSVLDKLRAKCDALIEEHKDPTTGVPSALKTVVTNNALQPEFSWVLPQGAISQKSYQILVASSKVNLEKNIGDMWNSEEVMKSNTSGVQYGATNLKAGVTYYWKLRIWDKYHRTGEYTEMNQFKL encoded by the coding sequence ATGATAAAGAAAAATTTTTTAGCAGTTGTGTCGCTAGGGATGCTTTTAGGTTTGCCTAGTAAAGCTTTAGTGTTTGCCCAAGAAAAAATAAAAACAGAAAAAAAACCTAATATTATTTTTATCCTCACTGATGATCAACGCTGGGATGCCCTGGGATATGTAGGCAATAAACTTGCATATACTCCTGAAATGGATAAATTGGCTAAGACAGGAACTTTTTTTCATAATACCATTGCTACAACTCCTATTTGTGCTGCAAGTAGGGCAAGTTTGATAAGTGGCTTGTATGAGCGCACCCACCGTTATAGCTTTCAATCTGATGAAATTAAGCAAGAATTCATGAACACAGCTTACCCTAAAGTGCTAAAAGAGGCTGGTTATCGTACAGCCTTGTTTGGAAAATTTGGGGTAAAATACAAGAATCTAGAAAGCTTGTATGATGTATATGATGATTATGATCGAAAAGCATCATTCCATGACAGACGCGGGTATTATTACAAAACTATTGGTAAAGATACCGTTCACTTAACTCGTTATACCGGACAACAAGCTTTAGATTTTATCGATAAAGCATCAAAAGACGAACCGTTTTGTTTACAGTTGAGTTTTAGTGCTCCTCATGCGCACGATTCGGCCAAAGAACAGTATTTCTGGGACAAAGAACAAGATTTTGTATTGAAAAACACTCAGGTTCCAGCTGCAAAATATTCAGACAATAAGTATTATGATGTACTTCCTCAAATTGTAAAAGATGGTTATAATCGTTTGCGTTGGACTTGGCGTTATGATACACCCGAGAAATACCAACACAGTGTCAAAGGATATTACCGCATGATTGCAGGTGTTGATATGGAAATCACTAAAATTCGTAAACAATTAAAAAAGAAAGGTCTGGATAAAAACACCATTATCATCGTAATGGGCGATAACGGATACTTTTTAGGAGAAAGACAAATTGCGGGTAAATGGTTGATGTATGATAATTCTTTGAAAGTGCCTCTTATTATTTATGACCCAAGGGTCAAAGAGCATAAGGAGGTACAGTCTATGGCTTTGAATGTGGATATTCCGGCGACAATATTAGACTATGCTGGCGTTAAAAAACCGGCGACTTGGGCAGGAAAAAGTTTAGCACCATTGGTTGAAAATAAAAATGCTGCAGCACTAAGAGACACCATACTAGTAGAGCATTTATGGGAATTCAAGAATATTCCGCCAAGTGAAGGTGTTCGAACAAATGAGTGGAAATATTTCAGATATGTCAATGACAAATCCATTGAAGAATTGTACAATTTGAAACAAGATCCAGATGAGGTTAACAATTTGGTTAAAGATACCAAATACCAAAGTGTATTAGATAAATTAAGAGCAAAATGTGACGCACTTATTGAGGAACATAAAGATCCTACTACTGGAGTTCCTTCCGCTTTGAAGACCGTTGTAACAAACAATGCACTTCAACCAGAGTTCAGTTGGGTATTGCCACAAGGTGCTATTTCGCAAAAATCGTATCAAATTTTAGTAGCTAGTTCAAAAGTTAATTTGGAAAAAAATATTGGTGATATGTGGAATAGTGAAGAGGTAATGAAGTCAAATACCTCGGGAGTTCAATATGGGGCGACTAACTTGAAAGCAGGTGTTACCTATTATTGGAAACTGAGAATTTGGGATAAGTACCACAGAACAGGAGAATATACAGAGATGAATCAATTTAAATTATAA
- a CDS encoding cellulase family glycosylhydrolase encodes MKIKYSVLFFLAMTFSVVGQIKHGLRDEQGRHIIPRGYVVVTNDGEFTSDDYLRMVRMGANYQVIRLELGKLSTFPGAKLDNNYLLKLDNLVNLGKKNGIKTVFKMTVYGVEHFSWEQFWLNQKQEYTTYIDAWKLIWNRYKNENFVLGYDVVNEPRKLTMDISYDDLTAKYLVPLYQKIIDESQKINPNKKVLIQSIFMNKGEGMDNNQYAEITTAVNRKNVVFAPHIYQSNMDLVKPVMDRFDRESTMLNAPIFIGEWGFPTFAKTDTLISGKVGQLKYTELYMRTAEVFDEMGVGSIKAWFSGNPKMQNFMSEGPSTWAIFSDKNAIGTVERKYITDIIARPYPQTIAGDILKFKFDFASRTLHVNLKSDNSKGTSVVFVGANRHYPDGFSIICDDAMILTYDPIKKEGLQIVKNNTKATVSDFVWDEMRQQLTIKKWPEDQKNIHFKIAPGIVKK; translated from the coding sequence ATGAAAATAAAGTACAGCGTCCTGTTTTTTTTAGCAATGACATTTTCGGTAGTAGGACAAATAAAACACGGTTTACGTGATGAGCAAGGACGTCATATTATTCCTAGGGGGTATGTGGTGGTAACCAATGATGGAGAATTTACATCTGATGACTATTTACGCATGGTGCGAATGGGAGCAAATTACCAAGTCATCCGACTAGAGTTAGGAAAACTAAGTACTTTTCCTGGCGCTAAATTAGATAATAATTATTTGCTCAAATTAGATAATTTAGTCAATTTAGGTAAAAAAAATGGAATTAAAACTGTTTTTAAAATGACGGTTTATGGTGTTGAACATTTTTCATGGGAGCAATTTTGGTTGAACCAAAAACAGGAATATACAACCTATATTGACGCTTGGAAGCTGATTTGGAACCGCTATAAAAACGAAAATTTTGTGCTTGGTTATGATGTGGTGAACGAACCGCGAAAACTTACGATGGATATTTCATACGATGATTTGACTGCAAAATACCTAGTGCCGTTGTACCAAAAAATCATAGATGAAAGTCAAAAAATAAATCCAAATAAAAAAGTATTGATTCAGTCCATTTTTATGAATAAAGGAGAAGGGATGGACAACAATCAATATGCTGAAATTACGACAGCGGTTAATCGAAAAAATGTGGTTTTTGCACCCCATATTTATCAGAGCAATATGGATTTGGTAAAACCTGTGATGGATCGTTTTGATCGCGAATCGACGATGCTAAATGCTCCCATTTTTATAGGAGAATGGGGCTTTCCTACTTTTGCCAAAACGGATACCCTTATTAGTGGAAAGGTAGGGCAACTAAAATATACCGAATTGTATATGCGTACCGCCGAAGTCTTTGATGAAATGGGGGTAGGAAGCATTAAAGCTTGGTTTTCGGGAAATCCAAAAATGCAAAATTTCATGTCAGAAGGACCTTCAACCTGGGCCATTTTTAGTGATAAAAATGCCATCGGAACGGTAGAGCGTAAATACATTACTGATATCATTGCAAGACCTTATCCCCAAACGATTGCAGGAGATATTTTGAAATTCAAATTTGATTTTGCCAGCCGCACACTGCATGTCAACTTAAAATCAGACAATAGCAAAGGAACTTCGGTTGTTTTTGTGGGAGCCAATAGGCATTATCCAGATGGGTTTTCCATAATTTGTGATGACGCTATGATACTAACCTATGATCCTATCAAAAAAGAAGGACTTCAAATAGTAAAAAACAATACAAAAGCGACCGTTTCGGATTTTGTTTGGGACGAAATGCGCCAGCAATTAACAATTAAAAAATGGCCAGAGGATCAAAAAAATATCCATTTTAAAATAGCTCCAGGGATAGTTAAAAAATAA
- a CDS encoding glycoside hydrolase family 3 N-terminal domain-containing protein — translation MIKSNSLFIKFFFVLVAAHFQAGFAQQSNTEIAAKVKVLLGKMTLDEKIEQLTQDAPENTRLGIPMMKYSECLHGLWLDNATVYPQAIALGSTWEPKLLQEMTTHIALEARAANLTHCYSPNLDVITGDPRYGRVEESYGEDPFLVSKMGVAFVNGLQGTGKERFDKNHIMATAKHFVGYPENRRGINGGFSDMSERRLFEIHLPPFEAVVKEAKVGSLMPGHQDFNGIPMHMNKPLLQGLLRDKWGFDGFIVSDNNDVLRLNLMHSIAKDRVDAAILGLKTGVDMDLVIGKSLEWSTYTNAVLKEALKRDPSIIKNIDQSVSRVLTAKYRLGLFETLGKTYPDKLVSKPESQAVSLKIAKKAIVLLKNENNLLPLDKNKIKSIAVIGPNADENKLPNGKFPLLGGYTGAAPYYVSVLQGIKDKVGKDIKVNYAKGCDLYTDSKAGFDEAIKAAQNSDVVILAVGGSSLTCGEGIDRDNLDLIGVQNELVEAIHKTGKPIVAVLINGRPLSINFIAEKIPSILETWYLGMKSGEAIAETIFGDNNPGGKLTVSFPRSVGQIPVTYLEKPDFVGSGKGLYKFADKTPLFAFGQGMSYTTFEYKNLKLAQPTIAVNGKTTVSVEVTNTGKRDGDEIVQMYIRDDFASVGRYNKMLKGFERVHLKAGETKTVQFELNFDNLSIYNQEMKKVVEPGDFTISVGASSLAKDLTAIKLTVK, via the coding sequence ATGATTAAATCAAATTCGTTATTTATTAAATTCTTTTTTGTGCTTGTAGCTGCCCATTTTCAAGCAGGATTTGCACAGCAATCGAATACTGAAATTGCTGCCAAGGTCAAAGTACTATTGGGAAAAATGACACTGGACGAAAAAATAGAACAATTAACGCAAGACGCTCCTGAAAACACACGCTTGGGTATTCCTATGATGAAATACAGTGAATGTTTGCACGGCCTGTGGTTAGACAATGCCACAGTATATCCGCAAGCGATTGCTTTGGGATCGACTTGGGAACCGAAATTGCTTCAGGAAATGACTACGCATATTGCTTTAGAAGCCAGAGCGGCTAATTTAACGCATTGTTATTCGCCTAATTTAGATGTAATTACGGGTGACCCTCGTTATGGTCGTGTAGAAGAATCCTATGGTGAAGATCCGTTTTTAGTTTCCAAAATGGGGGTTGCCTTTGTAAACGGACTTCAAGGAACGGGTAAAGAACGTTTTGATAAAAATCATATTATGGCTACGGCCAAACATTTTGTTGGCTATCCTGAAAACCGTCGTGGGATTAATGGAGGTTTTAGTGATATGTCCGAAAGAAGATTGTTTGAAATTCATTTGCCACCTTTTGAAGCTGTTGTAAAAGAAGCCAAAGTAGGTTCGCTAATGCCAGGACATCAAGATTTTAATGGTATTCCTATGCACATGAACAAACCGCTTTTACAAGGATTGTTGCGCGATAAATGGGGATTTGATGGTTTTATCGTTTCAGATAATAATGATGTTTTACGACTAAATTTAATGCATTCGATTGCTAAAGACAGAGTAGATGCTGCCATTTTAGGATTGAAAACAGGAGTCGATATGGACTTGGTAATTGGTAAAAGTTTGGAATGGTCCACTTATACAAATGCCGTTTTGAAAGAAGCCTTAAAAAGAGACCCTTCGATTATTAAAAATATTGACCAAAGTGTGAGCCGAGTTTTAACGGCTAAATACAGATTGGGTTTGTTTGAAACATTAGGAAAAACCTATCCAGATAAATTAGTTAGTAAGCCTGAAAGTCAAGCAGTATCCTTGAAAATTGCCAAAAAAGCAATCGTATTGTTGAAAAATGAAAACAACCTTTTGCCATTGGATAAAAACAAAATTAAAAGCATTGCGGTAATAGGGCCAAATGCTGATGAAAATAAACTGCCAAATGGAAAGTTTCCTTTGTTAGGTGGCTATACAGGCGCAGCTCCTTATTATGTTTCGGTTTTACAAGGAATTAAGGATAAAGTAGGGAAGGATATAAAAGTAAATTATGCCAAAGGTTGTGATTTATATACGGATTCTAAAGCTGGATTTGATGAGGCAATAAAAGCAGCTCAAAATTCAGATGTGGTTATTCTAGCTGTTGGTGGTTCTTCTCTTACTTGTGGCGAAGGAATCGATAGAGATAATTTAGATTTAATTGGCGTTCAAAATGAATTGGTAGAAGCAATTCATAAAACAGGAAAACCAATTGTAGCTGTGTTGATTAATGGGCGTCCTTTGTCCATCAATTTTATAGCTGAAAAAATTCCATCGATTTTAGAAACTTGGTATTTAGGCATGAAATCAGGTGAGGCGATTGCTGAAACTATTTTTGGAGACAACAATCCAGGAGGGAAATTAACCGTTTCTTTTCCGCGTTCGGTAGGGCAAATTCCGGTTACTTATTTGGAGAAACCAGATTTTGTAGGTTCAGGTAAAGGATTGTATAAGTTTGCTGATAAAACACCATTGTTTGCTTTTGGACAAGGAATGAGTTATACCACTTTTGAATATAAAAATTTAAAATTGGCTCAGCCGACCATTGCTGTTAACGGAAAAACAACAGTTTCGGTAGAAGTGACCAACACTGGCAAACGAGATGGTGACGAGATTGTACAAATGTACATAAGAGATGATTTTGCTTCTGTTGGAAGATACAACAAAATGCTAAAAGGTTTTGAGCGTGTTCATCTCAAAGCAGGTGAAACCAAAACGGTTCAGTTTGAATTGAATTTTGACAATCTATCGATTTACAATCAAGAAATGAAAAAAGTGGTCGAGCCTGGAGATTTTACCATTTCAGTTGGAGCTTCATCTTTAGCCAAAGATTTAACAGCAATTAAACTAACCGTAAAGTAA